One genomic region from Geothermobacter ehrlichii encodes:
- a CDS encoding M16 family metallopeptidase has translation MIRSTRLDNGILVLSENMPGVRSVSLGYWFRSGSRHEPPELNGITHFIEHMLFRGTSSRSAHAIAREMDAVGGFLNAFTSREFCCLYAKVQGDKLPLAMDLLSDILLNSRFDAREIDKERRVVLQELHMVEETPEDCIHDLYSQLFWQGHPLGMPTSGSAGNVGSFDREQIVGYFGGHFTADKLMVCAAGDVQHEELVAAVEELLAEMPVGEIDLVDPPPAPSPKIAVEKRPIEQVHFCLGTSAVSQAHPDRFACFLLNAILGGGMSSRLFQSIREEHGLAYSIYSYLSTHIDTGSLVVYTATAPDDFERTIELVLQELRNLKAQPVDRGLLDDTRERLKGNLVLSLESTDNRMTRLAKNQLYLGQQPDIDQVLAAFDRVGAEDVLELAGRILEDASLNLQVLGQVDAERLSLSDFSLTI, from the coding sequence ATGATAAGGTCGACCCGTCTCGATAACGGGATTCTCGTCCTGTCCGAAAACATGCCGGGTGTCCGCTCCGTCTCTCTCGGATATTGGTTTCGGAGCGGCTCCCGGCATGAACCGCCGGAGCTGAACGGCATCACCCATTTCATCGAGCACATGCTCTTTCGCGGCACGTCCAGCCGGAGTGCCCACGCCATCGCCCGGGAAATGGACGCCGTCGGTGGTTTTCTCAACGCCTTCACCAGCAGGGAATTCTGTTGCCTCTACGCCAAGGTCCAGGGGGACAAGCTCCCCCTGGCCATGGATCTGCTCTCCGATATCCTGCTCAATTCGCGCTTCGACGCCCGGGAAATCGACAAGGAAAGACGGGTCGTCCTCCAGGAACTCCACATGGTCGAGGAGACGCCGGAAGACTGCATCCACGACCTTTACAGCCAGCTTTTCTGGCAGGGGCATCCCCTCGGCATGCCGACGTCGGGAAGCGCCGGGAACGTCGGCAGTTTCGACCGGGAGCAGATTGTCGGCTATTTCGGCGGTCATTTTACCGCCGACAAGCTGATGGTCTGCGCCGCCGGTGACGTGCAGCACGAGGAACTGGTCGCCGCGGTCGAAGAGCTGCTGGCGGAAATGCCCGTCGGCGAAATCGACCTGGTCGATCCGCCGCCCGCGCCGAGTCCGAAGATCGCCGTCGAGAAGCGGCCCATCGAACAGGTCCACTTCTGCCTCGGCACTTCGGCCGTGTCGCAGGCCCATCCCGACAGATTCGCCTGTTTTCTGCTCAACGCCATCCTCGGCGGCGGCATGAGTTCGCGGCTCTTCCAGTCGATCCGCGAGGAACACGGGCTGGCCTATTCGATCTACAGCTACCTGAGCACCCATATCGATACCGGCAGCCTGGTCGTCTACACTGCTACCGCTCCGGACGATTTCGAGCGGACGATCGAGCTGGTTCTGCAGGAGCTGCGCAACCTCAAGGCGCAGCCGGTCGACCGGGGGCTGCTCGACGATACCCGCGAACGGCTGAAGGGGAATCTGGTTCTTTCCCTCGAAAGCACCGACAACCGCATGACCCGGCTCGCCAAGAACCAGCTCTATCTCGGACAGCAGCCGGACATCGACCAGGTGCTCGCCGCCTTCGACCGTGTCGGGGCCGAGGACGTTCTTGAGCTCGCCGGCCGGATCCTGGAGGATGCGAGCCTGAATCTGCAGGTTCTGGGGCAGGTCGACGCCGAGCGCCTTTCCCTGTCCGATTTTTCTCTGACCATCTGA
- the dut gene encoding dUTP diphosphatase, whose amino-acid sequence MKIPTVRIRRLRDEAILPEYMTPGAAGMDLYACPDVPMVLAPGERALVPTGLAMEIPDGYEGQVRPRSGLALRLGLGMVNAPGTIDSDYRGEVGVLLINLGQDEVTVNPGDRIAQLVITPVVQARLVEVGELSPTRRGEGGFGHTGRGRKKGHG is encoded by the coding sequence ATGAAGATACCGACAGTCAGAATCAGGCGGCTTCGAGACGAAGCCATTCTTCCCGAATACATGACTCCCGGAGCGGCCGGCATGGATCTGTACGCCTGCCCGGACGTCCCCATGGTGCTGGCGCCCGGAGAACGGGCCCTGGTGCCCACCGGCCTGGCGATGGAAATTCCCGACGGCTACGAGGGGCAGGTCCGTCCCCGTTCCGGCCTGGCGCTAAGGCTCGGCCTGGGCATGGTCAACGCCCCGGGCACCATCGATTCCGATTACCGGGGCGAAGTGGGCGTGCTGCTCATCAACCTCGGTCAGGACGAGGTGACCGTCAATCCCGGGGACCGCATCGCCCAGCTGGTCATCACTCCTGTGGTGCAGGCCCGGCTGGTCGAGGTCGGAGAGCTGAGCCCGACCCGCCGGGGAGAGGGGGGATTCGGCCATACCGGCAGGGGAAGGAAGAAGGGCCATGGCTGA
- a CDS encoding YbeD family protein: MADGRRPEELLVFPCDYQFKVFTDRADVGVFRRTMIERARGVVGGSRLSVSERKSSRGRYTCFTMTVAVASRQQVDGVYQALRCLEGVCYLL, translated from the coding sequence ATGGCTGACGGCAGACGGCCGGAAGAACTGCTGGTATTCCCCTGCGATTACCAGTTCAAGGTCTTTACCGACCGGGCGGATGTCGGTGTTTTTCGCCGCACCATGATCGAACGGGCGCGTGGCGTTGTCGGCGGAAGCAGGCTGTCGGTGTCGGAGCGAAAGAGCTCCCGCGGCCGCTATACCTGCTTCACCATGACGGTCGCGGTCGCCAGTCGGCAGCAGGTGGACGGGGTCTATCAGGCGCTGCGTTGCCTGGAAGGGGTCTGCTACCTTCTCTGA
- a CDS encoding L-threonylcarbamoyladenylate synthase encodes MLLRINPENPQVRLINRTVDVLRQGGVIAYPTDTVYGIGCDIFNRKGVKKIYQIKQRDPRKPFSFICSDLSEAANYAHISNFAFKLMKRHLPGPYTFVLEATRVVPDLLTTRQKTVGIRIPDHPIPLAIVRELGHPLVTTSANLSGNDTIEDPDDIFDRMGRMLDCVVDGGILSGEPSTVISLVNDQPELLRMGSGPVDWLEV; translated from the coding sequence ATGCTGCTGAGAATCAATCCGGAAAATCCCCAGGTACGCCTGATCAACCGGACGGTCGACGTCCTCAGGCAGGGTGGCGTCATCGCCTATCCGACCGACACCGTTTACGGCATCGGCTGCGACATCTTCAATCGCAAGGGTGTCAAGAAGATCTACCAGATCAAGCAGCGCGATCCGCGCAAACCCTTTTCCTTCATCTGTTCCGACCTGTCCGAGGCGGCCAATTACGCACACATAAGCAACTTCGCCTTCAAGCTGATGAAGCGCCACCTGCCCGGACCCTACACATTCGTTCTCGAGGCCACCCGCGTGGTGCCCGATCTGCTGACGACACGGCAGAAGACGGTCGGCATCCGCATCCCCGATCATCCCATCCCCCTGGCCATCGTCCGCGAGCTGGGGCATCCGCTGGTCACCACCAGTGCCAATCTGTCGGGAAACGACACCATCGAGGACCCGGACGACATATTCGACCGGATGGGCAGGATGCTCGACTGTGTTGTCGACGGCGGCATTCTCAGCGGTGAGCCTTCGACCGTCATCAGTCTGGTCAACGATCAGCCCGAGTTGCTGCGCATGGGGAGCGGCCCGGTGGACTGGCTGGAGGTCTGA
- a CDS encoding c-type cytochrome has product MAGRLIIPALLAALFLPSGGAAIETPNRALGERLFSSTALSTNGRSCAGCHANGKGLQEIAAYDDPMLREMINFCIRDALKGEMLPADSQELESLLLYLRTLDRSTPTNR; this is encoded by the coding sequence ATGGCCGGGCGGCTGATCATTCCGGCGTTGCTGGCGGCGTTGTTTCTGCCTTCGGGCGGCGCCGCCATCGAGACCCCGAACAGGGCGTTGGGCGAACGTCTTTTCTCCTCGACGGCCCTGTCGACCAACGGCCGCAGCTGCGCCGGTTGCCATGCCAACGGCAAGGGGCTGCAGGAGATCGCGGCCTACGACGACCCGATGCTGCGCGAGATGATCAACTTCTGCATCCGGGACGCCCTCAAGGGCGAAATGCTCCCGGCCGACTCACAGGAACTCGAATCCCTTCTGCTCTACCTGCGCACCCTCGACCGCTCAACACCTACAAACCGGTAG
- a CDS encoding type IV pilus twitching motility protein PilT — MDAKTLAQILEIAFDKKVSDVHFEIDNPPFFRGRGQLIRSRLPVLTPEDTEFIAKTILAQHGRELPAGPEEIDTSYALPHGGRFRVSIFRQRGHYGIVMRVIPPYVGTYKELHLPSVLEEIVQAPNGLILVTGPTGNGKSTTLAAMLRDMNERFTYNIITIEDPVEFVFKSNKSCIVQREIGIDTRGFSEALKAAMRMDPDVIMVGEMRDAETAEACLRAAETGHLVLSTLHTQSATSTISRLTGFFPPEAQDIVLQRLAEILVATISLRLVKDKSGEHILPVVEIMRNTTTIEACIREGRLEEIEKHIENGRVQYRMQTMDQHLIHLLKHDIISMEQAKRVSHSTDLERKLTFT; from the coding sequence ATGGATGCCAAGACACTTGCACAGATTCTGGAGATCGCTTTTGACAAAAAAGTATCCGACGTTCACTTCGAGATCGACAATCCACCCTTCTTCCGCGGTCGGGGGCAGCTGATCCGCTCCCGGTTGCCGGTGCTGACACCCGAGGACACAGAATTCATCGCCAAAACCATCCTCGCCCAGCACGGCCGCGAGCTGCCGGCGGGACCGGAAGAGATCGACACCTCCTATGCCCTGCCGCACGGCGGACGCTTCCGGGTCAGCATCTTTCGTCAGCGCGGCCATTACGGCATCGTCATGCGGGTCATCCCGCCGTACGTCGGCACCTACAAGGAACTGCACCTGCCTTCGGTGCTCGAGGAGATCGTGCAGGCCCCCAACGGCCTGATCCTGGTGACGGGACCGACCGGAAACGGCAAGTCGACCACCCTGGCCGCCATGCTCAGGGACATGAACGAACGCTTCACCTACAACATCATAACCATCGAAGATCCCGTCGAATTTGTCTTCAAGTCAAACAAGAGTTGCATCGTTCAGCGAGAAATCGGCATCGACACCAGGGGATTTTCCGAGGCGCTGAAAGCCGCCATGCGCATGGACCCGGACGTGATCATGGTCGGCGAGATGCGCGACGCCGAAACCGCCGAAGCCTGCCTGCGGGCGGCTGAAACCGGGCATCTGGTCCTGTCCACCCTGCACACCCAGAGCGCGACCTCGACCATCAGCCGGCTGACCGGCTTCTTTCCGCCGGAGGCCCAGGACATCGTCCTGCAGCGGCTGGCCGAGATCCTGGTGGCGACCATCTCCCTGCGCCTGGTGAAGGACAAATCGGGTGAACACATCCTGCCGGTAGTGGAAATCATGCGCAACACGACCACCATCGAGGCCTGCATTCGCGAAGGACGGCTGGAAGAGATCGAGAAACATATCGAGAACGGCCGGGTCCAGTACCGGATGCAGACCATGGACCAGCACCTCATTCACCTGCTCAAGCACGACATCATCAGCATGGAGCAGGCCAAGAGGGTCAGCCATTCGACCGATCTCGAGCGGAAGCTGACCTTCACCTGA
- a CDS encoding response regulator, translating to MSFTGDLEHLPIVDVIQLLHSTRKSGTLTVQGNGRQSQLVFSEGYIVSANHSNLSVRIGQILVEMKAITPEDREWALRVQREAGDQRKPLIATLIESGRLSREDAYRGLEILIELTIVEILTWERGTFTLDLDNSVIADEYRYFPEKCHQEINLDTQNILMDALRIYDEKLRDGELADGIFDDEPAPQPTDDTAGQTITAAAERREESEKPVISVEDLGLDILDRIEPRIPEVFATLEDRDEAEEHRQAVTKFLPKLSPADQKRLVDFLTSYANSPDTKTDGAKVDIQRQGVVLFSQDPFTRHTATTACRHTGLMSFSSQSESDLVPILDQSLAKSIMPVLVLDAPDSDTTGFSPEELSDLRQKIRSRYPDVPLIQMGNPGQTMFLLQAIREGATAVLPKPDLSVGTDRFVDEMILFLEAFACLVRRLAAQPSVLAESIREQLSELQGLKDAPDVSYALLRVVRKFFPRTLTMIVSSRGIHVEKCLGFGDRFDSRPSLGFSFPVEERTALAQVIASGNIFFAESENHGLGRLFELVGAPASRRILLLPMKVRGRVVSITYADFGCDEPKPIPANIFEIMASQAGLSLENALLRKQIEKRSA from the coding sequence ATGTCCTTTACCGGCGACCTCGAACACCTGCCCATAGTCGACGTCATTCAGCTGCTGCATTCGACCCGCAAGTCGGGCACCCTGACCGTTCAGGGGAACGGCCGGCAGAGCCAGCTGGTCTTCAGCGAAGGCTACATTGTCAGCGCCAACCATTCAAACCTCAGTGTGCGCATCGGCCAGATCCTGGTCGAGATGAAGGCCATCACCCCCGAGGACCGGGAATGGGCTCTCAGGGTCCAGCGGGAAGCGGGCGACCAGCGCAAACCGCTGATCGCCACCCTCATCGAGTCGGGTCGTCTGTCGCGCGAGGACGCCTACCGGGGACTGGAAATCCTCATCGAGCTGACCATCGTCGAAATCCTGACCTGGGAAAGAGGCACTTTCACCCTCGATCTCGACAACAGCGTCATCGCCGACGAATACCGCTATTTTCCGGAAAAGTGTCACCAGGAGATCAATCTCGACACCCAGAACATCCTCATGGACGCCCTGCGCATCTACGACGAAAAGTTGCGCGACGGCGAACTTGCCGACGGGATTTTCGATGACGAACCCGCTCCGCAGCCGACTGACGACACGGCCGGTCAGACAATAACCGCAGCTGCCGAGCGACGGGAAGAGAGCGAAAAGCCCGTGATTTCGGTCGAGGATCTCGGCCTCGACATTCTCGATCGCATCGAGCCCCGCATCCCTGAGGTATTCGCCACCCTCGAAGACAGGGACGAGGCGGAGGAACACCGTCAGGCGGTGACGAAGTTTCTGCCCAAGCTCTCGCCGGCCGACCAGAAGCGCCTGGTCGATTTTCTCACCAGCTACGCCAACAGCCCGGACACCAAGACGGACGGCGCCAAGGTCGACATCCAGCGGCAGGGGGTGGTGCTGTTCAGCCAGGATCCCTTCACCCGGCACACGGCCACCACGGCCTGCCGCCATACCGGATTGATGAGCTTTTCGTCCCAGAGCGAATCGGATCTGGTTCCAATCCTCGATCAGTCGCTGGCAAAGAGCATCATGCCGGTACTGGTGCTCGATGCGCCAGACAGCGACACCACCGGCTTTTCGCCGGAAGAACTCTCCGACCTGCGCCAAAAGATCCGCAGCCGATACCCGGACGTACCCCTGATCCAGATGGGCAACCCCGGTCAGACGATGTTCCTGCTGCAGGCGATCCGCGAAGGCGCCACGGCGGTGCTGCCCAAACCCGACCTGTCGGTGGGAACCGACCGGTTCGTCGACGAGATGATCCTCTTTCTCGAGGCCTTCGCCTGCCTGGTACGGCGGCTCGCGGCGCAACCGTCGGTTCTGGCGGAATCGATCAGGGAGCAGCTGAGCGAACTGCAGGGCCTCAAGGACGCACCCGACGTTTCCTACGCCCTGCTGCGGGTGGTCCGGAAATTCTTTCCCCGAACCCTGACCATGATCGTCTCCTCGCGGGGAATCCACGTCGAAAAATGCCTCGGTTTCGGTGACAGGTTCGACAGCCGCCCCTCTTTGGGGTTCAGTTTTCCGGTAGAAGAAAGAACGGCGCTGGCACAGGTCATCGCCAGCGGCAACATCTTCTTCGCCGAGAGTGAAAATCACGGCCTCGGCCGGCTGTTCGAGCTTGTCGGGGCACCCGCCTCGCGCCGCATCCTGCTGTTGCCGATGAAGGTCCGAGGCCGGGTGGTGTCGATCACCTATGCCGATTTCGGCTGTGACGAACCCAAGCCGATACCGGCGAACATTTTCGAAATCATGGCCAGCCAGGCTGGTCTGTCGCTGGAAAACGCCCTGTTGCGCAAGCAGATCGAGAAACGCAGCGCCTGA
- the secG gene encoding preprotein translocase subunit SecG: protein MVTFLVVLHVVVCIALIVIVLLQGTGKGAELGASFGAGASQTVFGATGGQSFIARLTTAAAVIFMLTSLILAYFHGLPGASSVMPDVVAPKAADSAPAAAPTPATPAEKK from the coding sequence ATGGTCACTTTTCTGGTAGTTTTGCATGTCGTCGTCTGCATCGCCCTGATCGTCATTGTCCTGCTGCAGGGCACTGGCAAGGGAGCCGAGCTCGGAGCCTCTTTCGGCGCCGGCGCTTCGCAGACCGTCTTTGGCGCCACCGGCGGACAGTCGTTCATCGCCAGGCTGACCACCGCCGCCGCCGTCATTTTCATGCTGACAAGCCTCATTCTGGCCTACTTCCACGGCCTGCCCGGTGCCTCGAGCGTTATGCCCGATGTCGTCGCACCCAAGGCCGCCGACAGCGCTCCGGCTGCGGCTCCGACCCCGGCGACGCCGGCGGAAAAAAAATAA
- the tpiA gene encoding triose-phosphate isomerase: MRKPIIAGNWKMHKTIAEATGLAAELAAAAAALDDVEVIVAPPFTALAGVVGALPADSALRVAAQNCYCEDKGAFTGEIAPSMLVDAGCSHVILGHSERRKIFGENDALINRKVHAALAAGLNVILCIGETLEEREQERMYDVLKTQVSEGLKGLAGEQLARVVIAYEPVWAIGTGRTATSDQAEEAHSFVRGLVGGLFGQSEAEAMRILYGGSVKPENIDGLMARENIDGALVGGASLQAEDFIRIMNFARSG, from the coding sequence AACTGGCCGCGGCGGCCGCGGCCCTCGACGATGTCGAGGTGATCGTCGCCCCGCCCTTCACCGCCCTGGCCGGGGTCGTCGGTGCCCTGCCCGCCGACAGCGCTCTGAGGGTGGCGGCCCAGAACTGCTACTGCGAGGACAAGGGGGCCTTTACCGGCGAAATCGCTCCGTCGATGCTGGTCGACGCCGGCTGCAGCCACGTCATTCTCGGTCACTCCGAGCGGCGGAAAATCTTCGGCGAGAACGACGCCCTCATCAACCGGAAGGTCCATGCAGCCCTGGCGGCGGGGCTGAACGTCATTCTCTGCATCGGCGAGACCCTGGAGGAGCGCGAGCAGGAACGGATGTACGACGTTCTCAAGACCCAGGTCAGCGAAGGGCTCAAGGGACTGGCCGGCGAGCAGCTGGCGCGGGTGGTCATCGCCTACGAACCGGTCTGGGCCATCGGCACCGGCCGTACGGCGACCAGCGACCAGGCGGAAGAAGCACACAGCTTCGTCCGGGGGCTTGTCGGAGGCCTTTTCGGCCAGAGCGAGGCCGAAGCGATGCGGATTCTCTATGGCGGCAGCGTCAAGCCGGAGAACATCGACGGTCTCATGGCCCGGGAGAACATCGACGGCGCCCTGGTCGGCGGCGCCAGCCTGCAGGCCGAAGACTTCATTCGGATCATGAATTTCGCCCGAAGCGGATGA